In one window of Oryza sativa Japonica Group chromosome 9, ASM3414082v1 DNA:
- the LOC4346640 gene encoding brassinosteroid LRR receptor kinase BRL1 precursor, with amino-acid sequence MAASPPFMAAAAFLTLVVVLFRAPAPAIAVGEEAAALLAFRRASVADDPDGALASWVLGAGGANSTAPCSWDGVSCAPPPDGRVAAVDLSGMSLAGELRLDALLALPALQRLNLRGNAFYGNLSHAAPSPPCALVEVDISSNALNGTLPPSFLAPCGVLRSVNLSRNGLAGGGFPFAPSLRSLDLSRNRLADAGLLNYSFAGCHGVGYLNLSANLFAGRLPELAACSAVTTLDVSWNHMSGGLPPGLVATAPANLTYLNIAGNNFTGDVSGYDFGGCANLTVLDWSYNGLSSTRLPPGLINCRRLETLEMSGNKLLSGALPTFLVGFSSLRRLALAGNEFTGAIPVELGQLCGRIVELDLSSNRLVGALPASFAKCKSLEVLDLGGNQLAGDFVASVVSTIASLRELRLSFNNITGVNPLPVLAAGCPLLEVIDLGSNELDGEIMPDLCSSLPSLRKLLLPNNYLNGTVPPSLGDCANLESIDLSFNLLVGKIPTEIIRLPKIVDLVMWANGLSGEIPDVLCSNGTTLETLVISYNNFTGSIPRSITKCVNLIWVSLSGNRLTGSVPGGFGKLQKLAILQLNKNLLSGHVPAELGSCNNLIWLDLNSNSFTGTIPPQLAGQAGLVPGGIVSGKQFAFLRNEAGNICPGAGVLFEFFGIRPERLAEFPAVHLCPSTRIYTGTTVYTFTNNGSMIFLDLSYNGLTGTIPGSLGNMMYLQVLNLGHNELNGTIPDAFQNLKSIGALDLSNNQLSGGIPPGLGGLNFLADFDVSNNNLTGPIPSSGQLTTFPPSRYDNNNGLCGIPLPPCGHNPPWGGRPRGSPDGKRKVIGASILVGVALSVLILLLLLVTLCKLRMNQKTEEVRTGYVESLPTSGTSSWKLSGVREPLSINVATFEKPLRKLTFAHLLEATNGFSAETLIGSGGFGEVYKAKLKDGSVVAIKKLIHFTGQGDREFTAEMETIGKIKHRNLVPLLGYCKIGDERLLVYEYMKHGSLDVVLHDKAKASVKLDWSARKKIAIGSARGLAFLHHSCIPHIIHRDMKSSNVLLDNNLDARVSDFGMARLMNALDTHLSVSTLAGTPGYVPPEYYQSFRCTTKGDVYSYGVVLLELLSGKKPIDPTEFGDNNLVGWVKQMVKENRSSEIFDPTLTDRKSGEAELYQYLKIACECLDDRPNRRPTMIQVMAMFKELQLDSDSDILDGFSINSSTIDESGEKSM; translated from the coding sequence atggccgcctcgccgccgttcaTGGCGGCCGCGGCGTTCCTTACGCttgtggtggtgctgtttcgggCGCCGGCTCCCGCCATtgccgtcggcgaggaggcggcggcgctgctggccTTCAGGCGCGCGTCCGTGGCGGACGACCCGGACGGCGCGCTGGCGAGCTGGGTgctgggcgccggcggcgccaacTCCACCGCGCCGTGCTCGTGGGACGGCGTgtcgtgcgcgccgccgcccgacggccgcgtcgccgccgtcgacctcaGCGGCATGAgcctcgccggcgagctgcgGCTCGACGCGCTCCTCGCGCTCCCGGCGCTGCAGCGCCTCAATCTCCGCGGCAATGCCTTCTACGGCAACCTCTCgcacgccgcgccgtcgccgccgtgcgcgctCGTGGAGGTGGACATCTCGTCGAACGCCTTGAACGGGAcgctgccgccgtcgttccTGGCGCCGTGCGGCGTGCTGCGGTCCGTGAACCTGTCGAGGaacggcctcgccggcggcgggttcCCGTTCGCGCCGTCGCTGCGGTCGCTGGACCTGTCGCGCAaccgcctcgccgacgccggcctgcTCAACTACTCCTTCGCCGGCTGCCACGGCGTCGGCTACCTCAACCTCTCCGCCAACCTCTTCGCCGGGCGGCTGCCGGAGCTCGCCGCGTGCAGCGCGGTGACCACGCTCGACGTGTCGTGGAACCACATGTCCGGCGGGCTCCCGCCGGGGCTCgtggccaccgcgccggccaaCCTGACGTACCTCAACATCGCCGGCAACAACTTCACCGGCGATGTCTCCGGCTACGACTTCGGCGGGTGCGCCAACCTCACGGTGCTCGACTGGTCCTACAATGGCCTAAGTAGCACCAGGTTGCCACCGGGGCTCATCAACTGCCGCCGCCTCGAGACGCTGGAGATGTCCGGGAACAAGCTCCTCTCTGGCGCGCTGCCGACATTCTTGGTCGGCTTCTCGTCGCTGAGGCGGCTGGCATTGGCCGGCAACGAGTTCACCGGAGCGATTCCGGTGGAGCTGGGGCAATTGTGTGGCAGAATTGTTGAGCTGGACTTATCCAGCAACCGGCTGGTTGGTGCCTTGCCGGCGAGCTTTGCAAAGTGCAAGTCTCTTGAGGTGCTCGACCTCGGTGGCAACCAGCTCGCCGGCGACTTTGTGGCCAGTGTCGTCAGCACCATCGCCTCGCTGCGTGAGCTGCGGCTGTCGTTCAACAACATCACCGGTGTAAACCCGCTGCCGGTGCTCGCAGCGGGGTGTCCATTGCTGGAGGTGATTGATCTTGGGTCCAATGAGCTCGATGGGGAGATAATGCCGGATCTTTGCTCGTCGTTGCCATCATTGCGGAAGCTGCTCCTTCCGAACAATTACCTCAATGGCACCGTGCCGCCTTCGCTTGGCGATTGCGCCAATCTGGAGTCCATTGATCTCAGCTTCAATCTGCTGGTTGGCAAGATCCCAACAGAGATAATCAGGCTTCCGAAGATCGTTGATCTGGTCATGTGGGCGAATGGCCTATCCGGTGAGATACCGGATGTTCTCTGCTCCAATGGCACCACATTGGAGACATTGGTGATAAGCTACAACAACTTCACCGGAAGCATTCCAAGATCCATTACAAAGTGTGTGAATCTCATCTGGGTGTCGCTTTCCGGTAACCGTCTTACCGGGAGCGTGCCCGGTGGATTCGGCAAGCTTCAGAAGCTTGCCATTCTGCAACTCAACAAGAATCTGCTATCTGGACATGTTCCAGCAGAGCTTGGCAGCTGCAACAACCTCATCTGGCTTGATCTCAACAGCAACAGCTTCACCGGGACGATACCGCCGCAGTTGGCAGGCCAGGCAGGGCTTGTTCCGGGAGGTATTGTGTCAGGAAAGCAGTTTGCATTTCTCCGGAATGAGGCTGGCAACATATGCCCTGGTGCCGGTGTTCTCTTTGAGTTCTTTGGCATCAGGCCAGAGCGGTTGGCTGAGTTCCCTGCAGTGCATCTGTGCCCATCCACAAGGATTTACACGGGCACGACGGTTTATACATTCACCAACAATGGGAGTATGATCTTCCTTGATCTCTCATACAATGGCCTCACCGGCACAATCCCAGGAAGTCTTGGAAACATGATGTATCTTCAGGTCCTTAACTTGGGGCACAATGAGCTCAATGGTACAATACCGGATGCATTTCAGAACCTCAAGTCGATCGGCGCACTCGATCTCTCAAACAATCAGCTCAGTGGTGGCATTCCTCCAGGCCTTGGTGGTTTGAATTTCCTTGCAGATTTTGATGTCTCCAACAACAACCTGACTGGTCCAATCCCTTCATCCGGGCAGCTCACCACGTTCCCGCCATCCCGGTACGACAACAACAATGGTCTCTGTGGCATCCCTTTGCCTCCTTGTGGCCACAATCCCCCATGGGGAGGTAGGCCACGCGGTTCGCCTGATGGGAAGAGGAAGGTGATTGGGGCGAGCATTCTTGTCGGGGTGGCACTCTCCGTGCTCATACTGCTCCTGCTGCTGGTCACTCTCTGCAAGCTCAGGATGAACCAGAAGACTGAAGAGGTGAGAACTGGGTATGTTGAGAGCCTTCCAACATCTGGAACATCGAGTTGGAAGCTGTCGGGTGTCCGTGAGCCGCTAAGCATCAATGTGGCGACATTCGAGAAGCCGCTGAGGAAGCTCACATTTGCACACCTCCTTGAGGCCACCAATGGATTCAGTGCTGAGACTCTCATTGGATCAGGGGGATTTGGTGAGGTATACAAGGCCAAGCTCAAGGATGGCAGTGTTGTGGCCATCAAGAAACTGATTCACTTCACTGGCCAAGGTGACCGGGAATTCACTGCAGAGATGGAGACCATTGGAAAGATCAAGCACCGCAACCTTGTCCCATTGCTTGGATATTGCAAGATTGGTGATGAGAGGCTCCTTGTCTACGAGTACATGAAACACGGCAGCCTGGATGTTGTGCTCCATGACAAGGCCAAGGCTAGTGTGAAGCTTGACTGGTCAGCAAGAAAGAAAATTGCAATTGGTTCAGCCAGGGGCCTCGCATTCCTCCACCACAGCTGCATCCCACACATCATACACCGGGACATGAAGTCGAGCAATGTGCTTCTTGACAACAACCTCGATGCCCGTGTATCGGATTTCGGGATGGCAAGGCTGATGAATGCGCTTGATACGCATCTGAGTGTGAGCACACTTGCAGGTACACCTGGGTATGTGCCACCTGAGTACTACCAAAGCTTCAGGTGCACGACCAAAGGCGACGTCTACAGCTATGGTGTTGTGCTCTTGGAGCTCCTCTCAGGTAAGAAGCCAATTGATCCGACTGAGTTTGGAGACAACAACCTTGTTGGTTGGGTGAAGCAGATGGTTAAAGAGAACAGAAGCAGTGAGATCTTTGATCCTACATTGACTGATAGAAAATCAGGGGAAGCAGAGCTCTATCAGTACCTGAAGATTGCATGCGAGTGCTTGGATGATCGACCCAACCGAAGGCCAACCATGATTCAGGTCATGGCAATGTTCAAAGAGCTGCAGCTTGACTCGGACAGTGATATCCTCGATGGCTTTTCGATCAATTCGTCAACTATAGATGAGTCAGGAGAGAAATCAATGTAA
- the LOC4346639 gene encoding ubiquitin-conjugating enzyme E2-17 kDa: MASKRIQKELMDLRKDPPTSCSAGPAGEDLFHWQATIMGPSDSPYAGGVFFVNIHFPPDYPFKPPKVNFQTKVYHPNINSNGSICLDILKEQWSPALTISKVLLSISSLLTDPNPDDPLVPEIAHVYKSQRPRYEETARAWTQKYAMG, translated from the exons ATGGCAAGCAAAAGGATTCAGAAGGAACTCATGGATTTGCGGAAGGATCCACCAACATCATGCAGTGCTGGGCCTGCAGGAGAGGATTTATTCCATTGGCAGGCCACAATCATGGGCCCTAGCGACAGCCCCTACGCTGGTGGGGTGTTCTTTGTTAACATCCATTTCCCCCCTGACTACCCTTTTAAGCCTCCAAAAGTGAACTTCCAAACAAAG GTGTATCACCCAAACATCAACTCCAATGGAAGCATTTGCCTTGACATCCTCAAGGAGCAGTGGAGCCCAGCATTGACCATATCAAAGGTCCTCCTATCCATCAGCTCTCTTCTCACTGACCCCAACCCAGATGATCCCCTTGTCCCAGAGATCGCCCACGTCTACAAGAGCCAGAGGCCACGTTATGAGGAGACGGCGAGGGCCTGGACCCAGAAATACGCAATGGGTTAG